Proteins from a genomic interval of Daphnia pulex isolate KAP4 chromosome 4, ASM2113471v1:
- the LOC124192605 gene encoding SURP and G-patch domain-containing protein 1-like isoform X1, producing MSSPRGSGNFKNVRKNAREQRLQFMNSQAALIAQKKKEIEEKLAQQQLPQKEVKVEPKIEIQEVIPNGQEEAVQLPPKTPVLPFKNDGSFLEKFRQMQQQNAKSDVQHSGASQSLQADYSCPPPIDVSVPPPHSLPNPYYTQHPPPPSYLSAPPPMNIKEETKEENRSPSPYSPSRPCEDEDDLPFFNKVSQLDYHHQGPSNSSEDSGNFSQSGLRRKFKEEPDDSENSSKLKERERKRQSRWGPQEVKIEPPTINPVPISNVHMGFDGPSTTNQTVLGRSSFLSRITSADPQILTYAVRVFGTTDLTEDQWKQCLDQVKMQYVYQEMLKKKQERDRLAQVGKVRYEYDSDEETEGGTWEHKRRKAEMEKTKDRADQLTECGRGKHHLGDFLPPEELAKFMEKFQAVQEGRTVDESDYKEFKIAEDNVGYQMLKKFGWTEGEGLGIGGSGITTPVNATRRNEAQGLGAIKPEDLTSNDNEYDAYRKRMMLAYRFRPNPLNNPRRAYY from the exons ATGTCTTCACCTAGAGGATCTGGAAATTTTAAGAACGTTAGAAAAAATGCCCGAGAGCAAAGGTTGCAGTTTATGAATTCTCAGGCTGCCCTGATtgctcaaaaaaagaaggaaattgaagaaaagctAGCTCAACAACAGCTACCCCAGAAAGAAGTAAAAGTAGAACCGAAAATAGAAATACAGGAAGTCATCCCAAACGGACAAGAAGAAGCCGTgca GCTACCACCAAAAACACCAGTATTACCATTCAAGAATGATGGAAGctttcttgaaaaattcagacaaatgCAGCAGCAAAATGCAAAATCTGATGTTCAACATAGTGGTGCTTCACAGAGTTTGCAAGCTGATTATTCTTGTCCTCCTCCTATTGATGTGTCGGTCCCACCACCACATTCGCTACCCAATCCATACTACACCCAACATCCACCCCCACCATCATATCTCAGCGCTCCACCCCCAATGAATATCAAAGAGGAGACAAAGGAAGAAAACCGATCACCATCCCCCTATTCTCCTTCAAGACCATGTGAGGATGAAGATGACCTTCCATTCTTCAACAAGG TTTCTCAATTAGACTACCATCATCAAGGGCCGTCGAACTCGTCCGAGGACTCGGGGAATTTCTCTCAAAG CGGACTAAGACGCAAATTCAAAGAAGAACCTGACGACTCAGAGAATTCAAGTAAACTAAAGGAGAGGGAACGGAAAAGACAGAGCCGTTGGGGGCCTCAAGAAGTGAAGATTGAACCTCCAACTATTAATCCTGTACCGATCTCAAATGTGCATATGGGATTTGATGGTCCATCCACAACCAATCAAACCGTCTTGGGACGCAGCTCATTTCTGTCTCGCATCACTTCCGCCGACCCACAAATCCTCACTTATGCTGTGAGGGTATTCGGGACGACTGATTTGACGGAAGACCAATGGAAGCAATGTTTGGACCAAGTGAAA ATGCAATACGTTTATCAAGAGATGTTaaagaagaagcaagaaaGAGACAGACTTGCTCAGGTGGGAAAAGTCCGATACGAGTACGACAGTGATGAAGAAACTGAAGGAGGAACTTGGGAACATAAAAGACGTAAGGCtgaaatggagaaaacaaaagatcgGGCTGACCAGTTAACTGAATGTGGTCGAGGAAAACATCACCTTGG TGATTTTCTTCCGCCGGAAGAGTTGGCCAAGTTTATGGAAAAATTCCAAGCCGTGCAAGAGGGACGAACCGTTGACGAATCTGATTACAAGGAGTTCAAGATTGCTGAAGACAACGTTGGCTatcaaatgttgaaaaagtttGGTTGGACAGAAGGAGAAGGTCTCGGAATTGGTGGTTCCGGTATCACAACGCCTGTTAACGCAACCAGACGAAACGAGGCGCAAGGTTTGGGAGCGATTAAACCGGAAGACTTGACGAGTAATGATAATGAATACGACGCGTATCGCAAAAGAATGATGTTAGCTTACCGTTTTCGACCTAACCCTCTCAACAATCCGCGCCGGGCCTATTACTAA
- the LOC124192606 gene encoding lachesin-like: MAIEMTPTTCFWIFSFLLALLTGIDGQHHHNNNNMPAPSFGSTMENITVIKGRDASFTCVVLNIGPHRVAWIKADDKGILAMHDRVLTNNARLSVLHSDLHTWTLHIRDVHRSDRGVYMCQINSDPMLSQTASLEVVIPPDILNEEGGGEVLIPEGGMARLSCKARGFPQPRVTWRREDGQDIVIRSGSLQKQKVPIFEGEVLTFHKITRSEMGAYLCIASNNVPPSVSRRIVVNVHFYPIIQVHNQLVGGPLGSNITLDCMVEASPKPINYWARESGEIIIPNDKYRMEEIDVNTYTTRLRLHLRLSSSADEGGYKCCSKNSIGDSEGTITVYATKRVEEEKPLGRWSDHDEEIGEEPDTVDDADNTSLEVTTATHYSFGRATPPAGASSRRSNNNNNNNVQSPTQNKMSIIRSSGAAVRLQRTCYYLVAVVSFFLVVMLL; the protein is encoded by the exons ATGGCCATCGAGATGACGCCGACGACCTGCTTTTGGATCTTTTCCTTCCTGCTGGCTCTGCTCACAG GAATCGACGGCCAgcaccaccacaacaacaacaacatgccgGCGCCGAGCTTCGGGTCGACGATGGAGAACATAACCGTCATCAAAGGCAGAGACGCTTCCTTCACCTGCGTCGTTCTCAACATTGGACCGCATCGG GTGGCCTGGATCAAGGCCGACGATAAAGGCATTTTAGCCATGCACGACCGTGTTTTGACCAACAACGCCCGGCTGTCGGTCCTCCACAGCGACTTGCACACGTGGACGTTGCACATCAGAGACGTCCACCGATCTGATCGAGGCGTTTACATGTGCCAAATCAACTCGGATCCAATGCTCAGTCAG ACGGCCTCCCTGGAAGTGGTCATCCCGCCGGACATACTGAACGAAGAAGGCGGAGGAGAAGTGCTGATACCCGAAGGAGGAATGGCCCGTCTTTCGTGCAAGGCCAGAGGATTCCCGCAACCTCGAGTCACTTGGAGACGCGAAGACGGCCAGGACATTGTCATCCGCAGCGGATCtctccaaaaacaaaaag TTCCAATATTCGAGGGCGAAGTGCTGACATTCCACAAGATAACAAGGTCCGAAATGGGAGCGTATTTGTGCA TTGCGAGTAATAACGTCCCTCCGTCCGTCAGCCGGAGGATCGTCGTCAACGTTCACT TCTACCCGATCATTCAAGTTCACAATCAGCTGGTAGGCGGACCACTCGGCTCCAACATCACTTTGGACTGCATGGTGGAAGCTTCGCCAAAGCCCATCAACTACTGGGCCAGAGAGAGCG gcgaGATTATTATACCCAACGACAAGTACCGCATGGAGGAGATTGATGTCAATACGTACACGACCCGCTTACGGCTCCACTTGAGGCTCTCGTCGAGTGCTGACGAGGGTGGCTACAAGTGCTGTTCAAAGAATTCGATCGGAGATTCCGAGGGCACCATCACCGTCTATG CCACCAAAAGAGTGGAGGAGGAAAAACCGCTGGGGCGATGGTCGGATCACGACGAAGAGATTGGCGAGGAGCCGGACACTGTCGACGACGCCGACAATACGTCACTGGAAGTGACAACGGCCACGCATTATTCTTTTGGCAGAGCCACACCGCCGGCTGGTGCGAGTAGCCGCcgttccaacaacaacaacaacaacaacgtccaATCGCCGACTCAGAATAAGATGTCCATCATCCGCAGCAGCGGCGCAGCTGTTCGACTCCAGCGGACCTGTTATTACCTCGTCGCCgtcgtttccttcttcttagTCGTTATGCTCCTTTAA
- the LOC124192605 gene encoding SURP and G-patch domain-containing protein 1-like isoform X2 yields MSSPRGSGNFKNVRKNAREQRLQFMNSQAALIAQKKKEIEEKLAQQQLPQKEVKVEPKIEIQEVIPNGQEEAVQLPPKTPVLPFKNDGSFLEKFRQMQQQNAKSDVQHSGASQSLQADYSCPPPIDVSVPPPHSLPNPYYTQHPPPPSYLSAPPPMNIKEETKEENRSPSPYSPSRPCEDEDDLPFFNKDYHHQGPSNSSEDSGNFSQSGLRRKFKEEPDDSENSSKLKERERKRQSRWGPQEVKIEPPTINPVPISNVHMGFDGPSTTNQTVLGRSSFLSRITSADPQILTYAVRVFGTTDLTEDQWKQCLDQVKMQYVYQEMLKKKQERDRLAQVGKVRYEYDSDEETEGGTWEHKRRKAEMEKTKDRADQLTECGRGKHHLGDFLPPEELAKFMEKFQAVQEGRTVDESDYKEFKIAEDNVGYQMLKKFGWTEGEGLGIGGSGITTPVNATRRNEAQGLGAIKPEDLTSNDNEYDAYRKRMMLAYRFRPNPLNNPRRAYY; encoded by the exons ATGTCTTCACCTAGAGGATCTGGAAATTTTAAGAACGTTAGAAAAAATGCCCGAGAGCAAAGGTTGCAGTTTATGAATTCTCAGGCTGCCCTGATtgctcaaaaaaagaaggaaattgaagaaaagctAGCTCAACAACAGCTACCCCAGAAAGAAGTAAAAGTAGAACCGAAAATAGAAATACAGGAAGTCATCCCAAACGGACAAGAAGAAGCCGTgca GCTACCACCAAAAACACCAGTATTACCATTCAAGAATGATGGAAGctttcttgaaaaattcagacaaatgCAGCAGCAAAATGCAAAATCTGATGTTCAACATAGTGGTGCTTCACAGAGTTTGCAAGCTGATTATTCTTGTCCTCCTCCTATTGATGTGTCGGTCCCACCACCACATTCGCTACCCAATCCATACTACACCCAACATCCACCCCCACCATCATATCTCAGCGCTCCACCCCCAATGAATATCAAAGAGGAGACAAAGGAAGAAAACCGATCACCATCCCCCTATTCTCCTTCAAGACCATGTGAGGATGAAGATGACCTTCCATTCTTCAACAAGG ACTACCATCATCAAGGGCCGTCGAACTCGTCCGAGGACTCGGGGAATTTCTCTCAAAG CGGACTAAGACGCAAATTCAAAGAAGAACCTGACGACTCAGAGAATTCAAGTAAACTAAAGGAGAGGGAACGGAAAAGACAGAGCCGTTGGGGGCCTCAAGAAGTGAAGATTGAACCTCCAACTATTAATCCTGTACCGATCTCAAATGTGCATATGGGATTTGATGGTCCATCCACAACCAATCAAACCGTCTTGGGACGCAGCTCATTTCTGTCTCGCATCACTTCCGCCGACCCACAAATCCTCACTTATGCTGTGAGGGTATTCGGGACGACTGATTTGACGGAAGACCAATGGAAGCAATGTTTGGACCAAGTGAAA ATGCAATACGTTTATCAAGAGATGTTaaagaagaagcaagaaaGAGACAGACTTGCTCAGGTGGGAAAAGTCCGATACGAGTACGACAGTGATGAAGAAACTGAAGGAGGAACTTGGGAACATAAAAGACGTAAGGCtgaaatggagaaaacaaaagatcgGGCTGACCAGTTAACTGAATGTGGTCGAGGAAAACATCACCTTGG TGATTTTCTTCCGCCGGAAGAGTTGGCCAAGTTTATGGAAAAATTCCAAGCCGTGCAAGAGGGACGAACCGTTGACGAATCTGATTACAAGGAGTTCAAGATTGCTGAAGACAACGTTGGCTatcaaatgttgaaaaagtttGGTTGGACAGAAGGAGAAGGTCTCGGAATTGGTGGTTCCGGTATCACAACGCCTGTTAACGCAACCAGACGAAACGAGGCGCAAGGTTTGGGAGCGATTAAACCGGAAGACTTGACGAGTAATGATAATGAATACGACGCGTATCGCAAAAGAATGATGTTAGCTTACCGTTTTCGACCTAACCCTCTCAACAATCCGCGCCGGGCCTATTACTAA
- the LOC124192609 gene encoding survival motor neuron protein-like — MAENNFVLFKRDDQNQDSNEDAWDDTALIQAYDRAVNLAKEKVASQLSLEEEAPESTSSDVPEEEQAVSPSKASKKESWKVGDHVRSVYSEDGVEYEAIIKKIKQPNSTCLVRYLGYDNEEVVFIKDLKPSSGLAARNQQIVAAGEVAPESSSDMECEGFQSPSKPVPIAGLDWQPVRPEPLIPNFSVPNHSLSSIPPPPPPSAWPAHGTAEMDSDSLYSMLMSWYMAGYHTGYYQGVQQRNKRKANNTGTS, encoded by the exons ATGGCTGAAAACAATTTCGTGTTGTTCAAGCGGGATGACCAA AATCAAGACTCTAACGAGGATGCATGGGATGATACGGCATTAATACAAGCATACGATCGAGCAGTCAACTTAGCAAAGGAGAAGGTAGCCTCTCAATTGAGTCTCGAAGAGGAAGCCCCAGAAAGCACTTCATCTGATGttccagaagaagaacaagcTGTATCACCATCAAAAGCGTCAAAGAAGGAAAGTTGGAAAGTTGGAGACCATGTTCGTTCAGTTTACTCTGAGGATGGTGTTGAATATGAAGCCATCATCAAGAAAATCAAGCAGCCTAATTCAACATGTCTCGTCAGATATCTTG GCTATGACAATGAGGAAGTTGTATTCATCAAGGATTTGAAACCTTCATCTGGTCTTGCTGCTAGAAATCAACaaattgttgctgctggtgaagTTGCACCTGAAAGTTCCAGTGACATGGAATGTGAAGGATTTCAGTCTCCCTCTAAGCCTGTACCTATTGCTGGATTGGATTGGCAACCTGTCAGACCAGAACCTCTGATACCAAATTTCTCTGTGCCAAATCACAGCTTGTCTTCCATTCCACCACCTCCACCTCCAAGTGCCTGGCCCGCTCATGGTACTGCAGAAATGGATTCAGATTCTCTCTACTCCATGCTGATGTCCTGGTACATGGCTGGCTACCACACAG GATATTACCAAGGGGTCCAGCaaaggaacaaaagaaaagcaaacaatACTGGTACATCATGA
- the LOC124192608 gene encoding tRNA (adenine(37)-N6)-methyltransferase-like — protein sequence MAEEETKIESYVFKPIGYASTWFKFKNATPRQPSVSSLTRGFIKISTEIFSQPHHSLKNLNQFSHVWILFLFHKNGRPFTKTMVAPPRLGGARVGLFSTRSPHRPNPIGLTLAKIEKVEGDTVHLCGLDLLDGTPIIDIKPYIPSYDYPQHNEQTDSVTTEAIDSATTAVSESTDAIDDPTYCSPPTTVSNPEWITLGGQEKTLNVAFTQDALSQIRKFSLDAEDPAYRLSFLKSPEEAQKAIEDILREDPRSIYRKMKGQDLLYFCVVDCMHVTTWFDECIKKCEVLRVMPYTTRKAMNEANKKQQWDNNLAKIEDKMKEVM from the exons atggcCGAAGAAGAGACTAAAATTGAAAGTTATGTTTTTAAACCTATCG GGTACGCTTCTACCtggtttaaatttaaaaacgcaACTCCTCGACAACCTTCTGTCTCTTCTTTGACGAGAGGtttcattaaaatatcaactgaaatatttagtcagCCTCATCATTCACTAAAAAACCTTAATCAGTTCTCCCATGTCtg gattttgtttttatttcacaagAATGGCCGGCCATTTACGAAAACAATGGTAGCTCCTCCCCGACTTGGTGGTGCAAGAGTTGGCCTCTTCTCAACTAG GTCACCTCACAGACCAAATCCTATTGGACTTACTCTGGCCAAAATAGAGAAAGTTGAAGGGGATACTGTTCATCTTTGTGGCTTAGATCTCTTGGATGGAACACCAATCATAGATATTAAACCATACATCCCTTCTTATGACTACCCACAACACAATGAACAGACAGATTCTGTGACCACTGAAGCAATAGATTCAGCCACCACTGCAGTGTCTGAATCAACTGATGCAATTGATGATCCAACTTACTGCAGTCCACCCACAACTGTATCGAACCCTGAATGGATCACATTAGGCGGTCAAGAAAAAACGTTAAATGTAGCTTTTACTCAAGACGCGCTGTCTCAAATCCGGAAATTTTCCCTTGATGCGGAAGATCCTGCATACCGTCTGTCATTTCTTAAATCACCAGAGGAAGCACAAAAAGCTATTGAAGACATTTTGAGGGAGGATCCTAGATCAATATACAGGAAGATGAAGGGTCAAGATCTGTTATACTTCTGTGTAGTCGATTGTATGCATGTTACAACCTGGTTTGACGAATGCATAAAAAAATGCGAAGTTTTAAGGGTCATGCCTTACACAACAAGAAAAGCAATGAAcgaagcaaacaaaaaacaacaatgggATAATAATCTGGCAAAGATCGAAGATAAAATGAAGGAAGTGATGTAA